Proteins encoded together in one Methanobacterium petrolearium window:
- a CDS encoding amino acid-binding protein: MWDRVKHKFEKFPARMGVARKIVELGLRVGENGKIYCGDVEITDVALARGADVDRRSIRATVEVIMDDPELAAIFSNIFPAGALLKNVANDLGFGVVEVEAHAGAPGILAKATQLISQEGISIRQAHAGDPELEENPKLTIITEKPVKGDMIQKFLAIQGVKRVSIY, from the coding sequence ATGTGGGACCGTGTAAAACATAAATTCGAAAAATTTCCAGCAAGAATGGGAGTAGCACGTAAAATAGTTGAACTAGGGCTAAGGGTTGGTGAAAATGGCAAAATTTACTGTGGAGACGTGGAAATAACTGACGTAGCCCTAGCACGAGGAGCAGACGTGGATCGCAGATCCATCCGGGCTACAGTAGAAGTGATAATGGATGACCCGGAACTAGCCGCCATTTTCAGCAACATATTCCCAGCCGGAGCCTTACTTAAAAACGTAGCCAACGATCTTGGTTTTGGAGTGGTGGAAGTAGAAGCCCATGCTGGTGCTCCAGGCATACTGGCTAAAGCCACCCAGTTAATATCACAAGAAGGTATAAGTATCAGACAGGCCCATGCAGGGGATCCCGAACTGGAGGAAAACCCAAAACTAACCATAATAACTGAAAAACCAGTTAAAGGGGATATGATCCAGAAATTTCTGGCTATTCAGGGGGTTAAGAGAGTTTCTATTTATTAA
- a CDS encoding phosphoribosylanthranilate isomerase: MKIKICGIRNKMDLETCEKAGADLIGFINIERSKRRVETDQIKELTSTMMDKNKAVLVIEPANMVDANERIKKSGLNNIQLHSLSPDEIGEIKNNNSRLTVTRAIGISEMIDPAKKQEIEDFADVCDYLLFDYEIHGKTGGTGKQIPTDTAIEAALIAKSHNENIELFLAGGMNIERIKNEGNPLAKIFTFFDVNSGVEDEPGVKNSDKIQKLMKIKTL, from the coding sequence ATGAAGATAAAAATCTGCGGAATACGAAACAAAATGGACCTGGAAACCTGTGAAAAGGCAGGTGCAGATCTCATAGGATTCATCAACATTGAAAGATCCAAAAGAAGGGTGGAAACAGACCAGATCAAAGAATTAACCTCTACCATGATGGATAAAAACAAGGCAGTGCTTGTAATTGAACCTGCAAATATGGTAGATGCCAACGAAAGGATAAAAAAATCAGGTTTGAATAATATACAGCTTCATTCCCTTTCCCCAGATGAAATCGGAGAAATTAAGAATAATAACTCTCGTTTAACCGTTACACGAGCGATTGGAATATCTGAAATGATTGATCCTGCTAAAAAACAAGAGATTGAAGATTTTGCAGATGTCTGTGATTACCTGCTTTTTGATTATGAAATTCATGGAAAAACCGGAGGAACTGGGAAACAGATCCCCACAGATACTGCGATAGAAGCAGCTCTAATCGCCAAATCTCATAATGAAAATATTGAACTTTTCCTTGCTGGAGGAATGAACATTGAAAGAATTAAAAATGAAGGGAACCCCCTGGCGAAGATATTCACATTCTTTGATGTTAACTCGGGTGTAGAAGATGAACCTGGAGTTAAAAATTCTGATAAAATTCAAAAATTAATGAAAATTAAAACATTATAA
- the trpA gene encoding tryptophan synthase subunit alpha has protein sequence MSSGEMEVESYDEMLQRVKDKKEGAFIPFIVAGDPDFETSLEIVKTYVENGADALEIGFAFSDPVADGPTVQAADIRALNAGMTTEKGFEFIKMIREFTSIPIGLLVYYNLIYKMGIGKFYQNAKESGVNAILAADLPPEEAQDAVDASEKYGVQQIFMVAQTTSNERLAKISQICSGFLYVVAVMGVTGARDDLKFSTVELVERVKTHSDLPIVVGFGISKPEHVQNVINSGSDGAIVASAILNLITENLPDKKMMLDKISTFCHDLKAATRKQ, from the coding sequence ATGAGTTCCGGTGAGATGGAAGTGGAAAGTTATGATGAGATGCTTCAGCGGGTTAAGGATAAAAAAGAAGGAGCATTCATTCCTTTCATTGTTGCCGGGGATCCTGATTTTGAAACCTCCCTGGAAATTGTAAAAACCTACGTAGAAAATGGAGCAGACGCCTTGGAGATTGGTTTTGCTTTCAGTGACCCGGTGGCTGATGGACCAACAGTTCAGGCTGCAGATATTAGGGCTTTAAATGCCGGAATGACTACAGAAAAGGGATTTGAATTTATTAAAATGATAAGGGAGTTCACTTCCATCCCCATAGGACTTCTGGTTTACTATAACTTAATTTATAAAATGGGAATAGGCAAATTCTACCAAAATGCCAAGGAAAGTGGGGTTAATGCTATTCTTGCTGCTGATTTACCACCAGAAGAGGCTCAAGATGCAGTTGATGCTTCAGAAAAATATGGAGTTCAGCAGATATTCATGGTTGCCCAGACCACCAGTAATGAACGTCTGGCGAAAATATCACAGATTTGTAGCGGGTTTTTGTATGTGGTGGCAGTTATGGGTGTCACCGGAGCACGTGATGATCTTAAATTCAGCACTGTTGAACTGGTGGAACGGGTCAAAACCCACAGCGACCTCCCAATTGTGGTTGGTTTCGGGATTTCTAAACCTGAACACGTACAAAACGTTATAAATAGCGGTTCAGATGGGGCCATTGTGGCCAGTGCCATATTGAACTTGATAACTGAGAATCTCCCTGATAAAAAGATGATGTTAGATAAGATCAGCACGTTCTGTCATGATCTTAAGGCAGCCACCCGGAAACAGTGA
- a CDS encoding indole-3-glycerol phosphate synthase TrpC gives MKFADIIQERKRFLKVRMKYQPLNELKENIRRVKLRTDFAKSLTKEDDVSIICEYKPASPSLGNISPLTIDEVLPQFEEGGASAVSVLTEESYFKSNIDNLKMACRITKLPLLRKDFILDPYQIYEARAYGASAVLLMASLYPNLLEGIELCHYLDMDALVECKNNEEIELATKAGAKIIGINNRDFNDFSIDLGRTEKLAQSVPSDTIMVSESGVKNAKDVELLSSFGADALLVGTSIMTNNNINGKVRELVYSAKNARANRIANSAAVTVI, from the coding sequence ATGAAATTCGCTGATATTATACAGGAAAGAAAAAGGTTCCTTAAGGTTAGAATGAAATATCAACCACTTAACGAGTTAAAAGAGAATATCAGACGGGTTAAACTCAGGACTGATTTTGCAAAATCCTTAACTAAAGAGGATGATGTTTCCATTATCTGCGAATATAAACCAGCATCCCCCTCTCTGGGAAATATCAGTCCTCTTACGATAGATGAGGTTCTTCCCCAATTCGAAGAAGGAGGAGCCAGTGCAGTTTCAGTTTTAACTGAAGAATCATACTTTAAAAGTAATATTGATAATTTAAAAATGGCCTGCAGAATAACCAAACTTCCCTTACTACGCAAGGATTTCATACTGGATCCCTACCAAATTTATGAAGCTCGAGCCTACGGTGCTAGTGCAGTTCTCCTGATGGCCAGTTTATATCCCAACCTCCTGGAAGGGATCGAATTATGCCACTACCTTGATATGGACGCTCTGGTGGAGTGCAAAAATAATGAAGAAATAGAACTAGCAACCAAAGCTGGTGCAAAAATAATAGGAATAAATAACAGGGATTTCAACGATTTTTCCATTGATCTGGGAAGGACTGAAAAATTAGCACAGTCAGTACCCTCTGACACCATCATGGTATCAGAAAGTGGAGTGAAAAATGCCAAAGATGTCGAATTACTTTCCAGTTTCGGTGCAGACGCCCTTTTGGTGGGTACCAGCATCATGACAAACAATAATATCAATGGAAAGGTCAGAGAATTGGTTTATTCCGCCAAAAATGCCAGGGCCAATAGAATAGCCAATAGTGCAGCAGTGACTGTGATATGA
- a CDS encoding FAD-dependent oxidoreductase encodes MKMVIIGGGPAGRTAATEAAQLDAEVTLIERKHIGGTCLHEGCMVVCGLNEVVRFHENSKKFHQMSIISNQPQVDYSKVVQGIKKVIGKIERVLKHETRQSGVEIVLGEASKINEETVEVDGEEYPYDKLLISTGSRPFIPPVLGVENALTYRDVLNFKEVPEKLNIVGSGVIAAEFAGIFSSLGSQVKVLCRGSFLRNLDGEIKKYVLEHLLRDVEITENVQVNEITSEGAITSGGEVEGPVFLATGMTPNSEIAENLVEIGSKGQIRVNKQMKTSNSSIYAAGDVVGTVGNTPVARREGVVAARNACEISATMDYSIIPQSLTLYYPVSFLNTESEFKNFKDESEAFNVRIRGSGGPGSFWNVLEGNTGFTKMSANLKTGDILSASSISPSSSTSIPYLAKMIKDGYKTSDFDDFIETHPSTDAIYKLLHFLAKYG; translated from the coding sequence ATGAAAATGGTGATAATTGGGGGAGGACCAGCAGGCCGCACTGCAGCTACGGAAGCAGCACAACTTGATGCAGAAGTCACATTAATTGAAAGAAAACATATTGGAGGAACTTGCCTTCATGAAGGTTGCATGGTAGTGTGTGGATTGAATGAGGTAGTCCGTTTTCATGAAAACTCTAAAAAATTCCACCAAATGAGTATCATCTCTAATCAACCCCAAGTTGATTATTCCAAAGTGGTCCAGGGGATAAAAAAGGTAATAGGTAAAATAGAACGGGTTTTAAAACATGAAACCAGACAATCAGGGGTAGAAATAGTCCTGGGAGAAGCATCAAAGATCAACGAAGAGACAGTGGAAGTTGATGGGGAAGAATATCCATATGATAAACTCTTAATATCCACAGGTTCTAGACCATTCATCCCGCCTGTCCTGGGAGTGGAGAATGCTTTAACCTACCGGGATGTTTTAAATTTTAAAGAAGTACCTGAAAAACTAAATATCGTGGGTAGTGGTGTAATTGCTGCAGAATTTGCAGGAATATTCTCATCACTGGGAAGCCAGGTTAAAGTATTGTGCCGTGGCAGTTTTTTAAGAAATTTAGATGGTGAAATCAAAAAATATGTATTAGAACATCTGCTTCGTGATGTAGAAATCACAGAAAACGTGCAGGTTAATGAAATAACCAGTGAGGGTGCAATCACTTCTGGTGGGGAAGTAGAAGGGCCGGTATTTTTGGCCACAGGCATGACACCCAACTCAGAAATAGCTGAAAATCTGGTTGAAATCGGATCCAAAGGTCAAATAAGGGTTAATAAACAAATGAAAACCAGTAATTCATCTATTTATGCTGCAGGTGATGTTGTGGGGACGGTTGGCAATACTCCAGTGGCACGTAGGGAGGGTGTTGTTGCAGCGAGAAATGCATGTGAAATATCAGCTACCATGGATTATTCCATCATACCTCAATCCTTAACACTTTACTATCCAGTTAGTTTTCTAAACACTGAAAGTGAATTTAAAAATTTTAAAGATGAATCAGAAGCATTCAATGTTCGTATAAGGGGTTCAGGTGGTCCCGGTTCATTCTGGAATGTTCTGGAGGGGAATACTGGTTTTACCAAAATGTCAGCAAACCTAAAAACCGGTGATATACTCAGTGCATCTTCAATATCACCTTCATCCAGTACCAGCATACCATACCTGGCTAAGATGATTAAAGATGGTTATAAAACATCTGACTTTGATGATTTTATAGAAACACACCCTTCAACAGATGCTATTTATAAATTACTGCATTTTTTGGCAAAATATGGCTAA
- the trpE gene encoding anthranilate synthase component I, whose product MVKKCRAVNAFGEYELKNKEVQKTQIDFDSPFELFKKIYSKYPSSFLLESMESDGGLARYSVIGFKPTAIIKAQNGILKIENEDETLEFETPNPFDEIKGIIGNGSKKKGFRGGLVGYVSYESVRYFEPVQVEIGTMPDYEFGLFMDAVIFDRLQNKCEYITLGENRLDEIKETSREEFNNKKLSFKEKNHHFSREKFENMVLETKDKIKAGEIFQGVISNAREYEISGDKLSFYETLRNINPSPYMYHLKLGQREIIGSSPEMLVRVEGKDVETYPIAGTRKRGKTPQEDLNLERELLADEKERAEHLMLVDLARNDIGKVSEFGTVHVPEYMTVKKFSHVQHIVSRVQGKLQNGKNAVDAFASIFPAGTLSGAPKIRAMEIINQLEQIPRGPYAGAVGYFGLNGNADFAITIRTLVCDGAHGKIQAGAGIVHDSVPTSEYYECENKAQALLSALNMSGEAK is encoded by the coding sequence ATGGTGAAAAAATGCAGGGCTGTGAATGCTTTTGGCGAATATGAACTGAAAAATAAAGAAGTTCAAAAGACTCAAATAGATTTTGACTCTCCTTTCGAACTTTTCAAAAAAATATACTCTAAATATCCCAGTAGTTTCCTTCTAGAGTCCATGGAAAGTGATGGTGGTCTGGCCAGATACTCAGTTATAGGTTTCAAACCAACCGCCATTATCAAGGCCCAGAATGGAATTCTCAAAATCGAGAATGAAGATGAAACCCTAGAATTTGAAACTCCAAATCCCTTTGATGAAATTAAAGGTATCATTGGAAATGGAAGTAAGAAAAAAGGATTCCGCGGGGGATTGGTGGGATATGTATCCTATGAATCAGTGCGATACTTTGAACCAGTCCAAGTGGAAATAGGAACCATGCCAGATTATGAATTTGGACTTTTCATGGATGCTGTGATCTTTGACCGGCTTCAGAATAAATGTGAATATATAACCCTTGGAGAAAATCGGCTGGATGAAATCAAAGAAACTTCCCGTGAAGAATTTAACAACAAAAAATTATCCTTTAAAGAAAAAAACCATCATTTTTCCCGTGAAAAATTTGAAAATATGGTTTTAGAAACTAAAGATAAAATTAAAGCCGGGGAAATCTTCCAGGGTGTCATCTCCAATGCCCGTGAATATGAAATTTCCGGGGATAAACTGTCTTTTTATGAAACTCTCCGAAACATCAACCCATCACCCTATATGTACCATTTGAAGCTGGGTCAAAGGGAGATAATCGGTTCCAGTCCGGAAATGCTGGTACGGGTGGAAGGAAAGGATGTTGAAACCTATCCAATAGCCGGAACCCGAAAACGTGGAAAAACACCACAGGAAGATCTAAATCTGGAACGAGAACTTTTAGCTGATGAAAAGGAAAGAGCCGAACATCTGATGCTGGTAGATCTGGCCCGTAATGATATTGGGAAGGTAAGTGAATTTGGCACAGTACATGTTCCAGAATATATGACTGTGAAGAAATTCTCCCATGTTCAGCATATTGTATCTAGGGTGCAGGGCAAACTCCAGAATGGTAAAAATGCCGTGGATGCCTTTGCCTCCATATTCCCTGCAGGTACCCTAAGTGGTGCCCCTAAAATCCGGGCTATGGAAATAATTAATCAACTGGAACAGATCCCCCGCGGACCCTACGCCGGTGCAGTGGGATACTTCGGTTTAAATGGGAATGCAGATTTTGCCATAACCATAAGAACCCTGGTATGTGACGGTGCCCATGGAAAAATACAGGCAGGGGCAGGAATAGTCCATGACTCAGTTCCCACCAGTGAATATTATGAATGTGAAAACAAAGCTCAGGCACTTTTAAGCGCACTTAACATGTCAGGTGAAGCAAAATGA
- the trpB gene encoding tryptophan synthase subunit beta: MITDGKFGKYGGMFVPELLIPALEELEEAFLKYKDDKKFNEELDYYLREFAGRPTALYYAKNLSEKVGCKIYLKREDMLHTGAHKINNTLGQGLLAKYMGKKRIIAETGAGQHGIATAVVGSLLGIPVEVYMGSEDVERQKLNVFRMELSGAKVLPVENGSQTLKDAINDAFRDWVASVDTTHYLIGSTMGPHPYPTMVKHFQSVIGRETREEILQKEGKLPDTVIACVGGGSNSMGIFSGFMDDEEVELIGVEGGGDGVDTDRTGATLCKGTEGVLHGSFSFVLQNYDGQIAEAHSVSAGLDYPGVGPEHAYLKVTGRAKYDAVTNKEALEAFEMLSKYEGIIPALESSHAVAYAVKYANIPKNKGKTIVINLSGRGDKDMFLAAREMGVEI, from the coding sequence ATGATAACTGATGGGAAATTCGGCAAATATGGAGGAATGTTCGTGCCAGAACTCCTAATACCCGCCCTTGAAGAGCTTGAGGAGGCATTCTTAAAATATAAGGATGATAAAAAGTTCAATGAAGAACTTGATTATTATTTAAGGGAATTCGCTGGACGTCCAACAGCTTTATATTATGCCAAGAATCTTTCAGAAAAAGTAGGATGTAAAATATACCTTAAAAGAGAAGACATGCTCCACACCGGAGCCCATAAAATAAATAACACACTCGGACAGGGACTTTTAGCTAAATATATGGGTAAAAAGAGAATTATAGCTGAGACTGGTGCTGGGCAGCATGGTATAGCCACAGCAGTTGTTGGTTCTCTTCTGGGGATCCCTGTGGAAGTTTACATGGGATCAGAAGATGTGGAACGACAGAAGTTAAATGTTTTCCGGATGGAACTTTCCGGAGCTAAGGTTTTGCCCGTTGAAAATGGTTCACAAACCCTTAAAGATGCTATAAATGATGCATTTCGTGATTGGGTGGCCAGTGTGGACACCACCCATTACCTCATAGGTTCCACCATGGGACCCCACCCTTACCCCACCATGGTGAAACACTTCCAGAGTGTTATTGGCAGGGAGACCAGAGAAGAAATTCTTCAAAAGGAAGGTAAACTTCCAGATACAGTTATTGCCTGTGTTGGGGGTGGAAGTAACTCTATGGGAATATTTTCAGGATTCATGGATGATGAAGAAGTGGAACTTATCGGTGTTGAAGGTGGTGGAGATGGAGTGGATACTGATCGAACCGGAGCAACCCTGTGTAAGGGTACAGAGGGAGTATTACATGGTTCATTCTCTTTTGTCCTTCAAAATTATGATGGGCAGATCGCTGAGGCTCATTCAGTCTCTGCTGGTCTTGATTATCCTGGAGTAGGTCCGGAACATGCCTACCTAAAAGTCACTGGCCGGGCAAAATACGATGCTGTAACTAATAAAGAGGCACTCGAAGCATTTGAGATGCTCTCCAAATATGAAGGCATAATTCCTGCCCTGGAAAGTTCTCACGCGGTTGCTTATGCAGTTAAATATGCCAATATACCCAAAAATAAGGGTAAAACCATTGTAATTAATCTTTCCGGTCGTGGAGATAAAGATATGTTTCTGGCTGCCCGTGAAATGGGGGTGGAAATATGA
- a CDS encoding anthranilate synthase component II, giving the protein MILIIDNYDSFTYNLYQLVGEFEKDIQVYRNDEITVEEIKKLQPSQIIISPGPGNPENERDFGVSKDTILEVGKKIPVLGVCLGHQGIFTAFGGQIIRTEPVHGKQTQIIHQNNGMFQGVSSPLPAARYHSLVCKRDTTPESVDILAETDEGMIMAIKHHEYPIFGLQFHPESIGTHDGKIIMKNFLEMEVS; this is encoded by the coding sequence ATGATACTAATAATCGATAACTACGATTCTTTCACCTATAATCTTTATCAACTAGTGGGAGAATTTGAAAAAGACATCCAAGTTTACAGAAATGACGAAATAACTGTGGAAGAGATAAAAAAACTCCAACCATCCCAAATTATCATATCTCCTGGACCAGGAAACCCTGAAAACGAAAGGGATTTCGGAGTTTCCAAAGACACTATCCTGGAGGTAGGTAAAAAAATCCCAGTGTTAGGTGTGTGTTTGGGACATCAGGGAATTTTCACCGCATTTGGTGGCCAAATAATCCGCACAGAACCCGTGCACGGAAAACAAACTCAAATAATCCATCAAAATAATGGAATGTTCCAGGGAGTGAGCAGTCCTCTTCCAGCTGCCAGATACCATTCCCTGGTATGTAAACGGGATACCACACCAGAATCTGTTGATATCCTGGCTGAAACTGATGAAGGCATGATCATGGCCATAAAACACCATGAATATCCCATATTTGGCCTCCAATTCCACCCAGAATCCATTGGAACCCATGATGGTAAAATCATTATGAAAAATTTCCTGGAGATGGAAGTCTCATGA
- a CDS encoding glycosyltransferase, with protein sequence MKALFIVTGRGIGGDAVTALNIAHALSKYGVECEFALDHSAPGLLLKKHDLNWYKISIPQAGGHAATKKTLAKAAVRTSKAAVEAARLIRKVNPDVVVGVIGGGAVVGCLGAKMANTPSVGILITPADAKVCTKITTTVALPESNLFQLDLKDERIHKAFSPVDPEIVVGDENKALVKLPEEFNSSRPTILFSSGSTLFEKMALGASKLGKSGVNANILVVGDPLEEKYREYLKEKNIIYLGYIDWIRDLYKIVDLAVLTDDGMMIQEAIACQLPIIALLGVKYGRYHNLASIFKGAVLESELEDIEKVTEQALTDLGKLKENALKYSEDVLQASDKIASIIYGRIEG encoded by the coding sequence ATGAAGGCTTTATTCATAGTTACTGGAAGAGGAATTGGGGGAGATGCAGTCACCGCCCTCAATATTGCTCATGCCCTATCAAAATATGGTGTTGAATGTGAATTTGCATTAGATCACAGTGCACCTGGACTTTTACTCAAAAAACATGATTTAAACTGGTATAAAATTAGCATTCCTCAGGCAGGAGGTCATGCTGCAACTAAAAAAACTCTGGCAAAAGCTGCAGTTAGAACTTCTAAAGCAGCAGTTGAAGCTGCTCGCCTCATAAGGAAAGTAAACCCTGATGTGGTGGTGGGTGTGATTGGAGGTGGGGCTGTAGTTGGATGTTTAGGGGCTAAAATGGCCAACACACCCTCAGTGGGTATCTTAATAACCCCTGCCGATGCCAAAGTATGCACCAAAATCACTACCACTGTGGCTTTACCTGAGTCAAACCTTTTCCAGCTTGATCTGAAGGATGAAAGGATCCATAAAGCTTTTTCCCCTGTTGATCCCGAGATCGTTGTGGGAGATGAGAATAAAGCCCTTGTTAAGTTGCCAGAAGAGTTTAATTCTAGTCGTCCCACCATCTTGTTCTCATCTGGTTCTACTTTATTTGAAAAAATGGCATTGGGAGCATCAAAACTGGGGAAAAGTGGTGTAAACGCCAATATACTGGTTGTTGGAGATCCTTTAGAAGAGAAATATCGGGAATATCTTAAGGAAAAAAACATTATTTATCTGGGCTACATTGACTGGATAAGAGATCTTTACAAGATCGTTGACCTGGCTGTACTTACTGATGATGGTATGATGATCCAGGAAGCTATTGCATGCCAATTACCCATTATAGCCCTTTTAGGAGTTAAATATGGCAGGTATCATAATCTTGCCTCGATTTTCAAAGGAGCTGTGCTGGAAAGTGAACTTGAAGATATCGAAAAAGTCACTGAACAAGCATTAACTGATCTGGGCAAACTAAAAGAAAACGCACTTAAATACAGCGAAGATGTCCTGCAAGCCTCTGATAAAATAGCCAGTATCATATATGGCAGGATTGAGGGATGA
- a CDS encoding HypC/HybG/HupF family hydrogenase formation chaperone — translation MCIAAPAQIVEINNNVATVDFGGVRQQAKLDLVEDVDVGRYVLVHSGYAIEVLSDQEAQESLEAWDELLKIMDEEEA, via the coding sequence ATGTGTATCGCAGCACCAGCTCAAATTGTAGAAATTAATAATAATGTAGCCACTGTGGACTTTGGTGGAGTCAGGCAACAAGCTAAACTGGATCTAGTAGAGGATGTGGATGTGGGTCGTTACGTCCTGGTACATTCAGGATATGCAATAGAGGTTTTATCTGACCAGGAAGCTCAAGAATCCCTGGAAGCATGGGATGAACTTCTGAAGATTATGGATGAAGAAGAAGCATGA